A region of the Drosophila subpulchrella strain 33 F10 #4 breed RU33 chromosome 3L, RU_Dsub_v1.1 Primary Assembly, whole genome shotgun sequence genome:
GACCACAAACTTATTCACCAGATCTTCGGTCAGAGACGCAATAACAAACAACTGCTGTATGGTGGCCTTGACCAACGCCTTGCCGATCAGGGTGGCTAGGAAGAACTTCCAGAAGGGCACCAAAAAGTGGCCACAAGTAATTCCAGCCAGATCGAACAGGGGATTAGGAACGCTGGCGCAAAACAGAATTCCCAGAAAGCCCACTCTGCGCATTACCCGCTCCATGAACAACTTTGCGCGGTCCAAAAGGTTGAGGTCGCCGCTCATTAGCTTGGCTGCCAATAACTTCTCCGCCTCCGCTCCGTCCAATTCCTTGTTGGAGAGCCGGGCTCTTCGGGCCATAAAGTACGGTGGCAACTCGCCAAGGGCCGTACCAATTCCCCAAAGGAGCGCCTCTGGCCGGACCTTTGATAGAATTTCCCAGACATCTGGATGATGGTGCTTGTACGGCTCCTGCGGGCATACCTTCATGTCCGGATAGGGTGGAGTGGGAAAGTCCAAGGTCTGGCACTCGTAGGCGGCCAGTGTTACGGCAGCTATGTGGGGTCCCAGGTAGAGCAGAAATGTGTGCAGCCCGGTGCCGAAGCCCACGGATGAGAGCACTCCCAGTCCCAGCCAGTAGACAGCGAATCCGAACCTCTGCTGGCAGAAAATCACAAAGTCCTCATGGGGCCCGGGCAGGAGGCAAAGCATGCCCAACAGCAGCACTATGCCCATCAACCACAGATTCAGCAGCTTGGCGGTGAAGGATATCAGCAACTGAGCGGCCTCCAGAGTTCCATATTTTAAGGTCTGCACAGGACGACGCCACAGAACGAGGGACTCCCATTCCATCCGCTCAAGGGTTATTTCATCCACGGCATCCGCCTCGCTGGGCAAGGAAGTGGTAGGCGCCAGAATCTCGATGCTGGAAGCCATTGTTGCTCTTGGTGTTTCAACACTAGGCACTGAGCTATATTGTGTTGTGAATCTACGGCCCATGAGATTTTGATAAGATGCTTTACCCATAGCAGCAAAGTCAACTATGATTTTGGTTTACTTTAATAATATGAAattagtattttaaattcagatagATAAAAATTAAACGTAACAATTCTTTCATAACTCTGTCGCTTCGATCTTCGGGCGTTTTGAAAATCATGTGCCCCTTGAATAATATATGTAATAAGAAAATCTATCATTAATAGGTTAATTAGATGGGGCCCTTGAAACATTAAGAGCATTGTGTTGCCAAAAATTTAGTGGGCCAGGCGGCAATGCTTTGAGTTTTCCCTCGTAATCCTCGTTATTTGTAATTTCCAATTGTTCATCCTCGGCCTGATATTTA
Encoded here:
- the LOC119553869 gene encoding vacuole membrane protein 1 — its product is MGRRFTTQYSSVPSVETPRATMASSIEILAPTTSLPSEADAVDEITLERMEWESLVLWRRPVQTLKYGTLEAAQLLISFTAKLLNLWLMGIVLLLGMLCLLPGPHEDFVIFCQQRFGFAVYWLGLGVLSSVGFGTGLHTFLLYLGPHIAAVTLAAYECQTLDFPTPPYPDMKVCPQEPYKHHHPDVWEILSKVRPEALLWGIGTALGELPPYFMARRARLSNKELDGAEAEKLLAAKLMSGDLNLLDRAKLFMERVMRRVGFLGILFCASVPNPLFDLAGITCGHFLVPFWKFFLATLIGKALVKATIQQLFVIASLTEDLVNKFVVCLGQVPYLGTPLQQIIKDLLRSTKLQMHGTGKSDSLAYLNLLVRAFELCAFVMVACFVISSLNCLAQIHCKRQQEKERKLRNLQMILYADKEASSSEEFTV